The window AAGAGGATAGAACCGAGAGAATACACGTCTCCGCTGCTGCTCGGAGCCCGAGTTTCCACCACCTCCGGGGCGAGGTACGTTTCGATCTCGGCAGCAGATTCCGCATCGTCAGCGAGATCCAGGAGCTCCTCTCCGATGCCAAAACCCGTAACAATCGCCTCGCCATCGTAGGTGATAAAAATCAAACTCGGATCGAGGAAACCGTGCACCACCCGCTGACCGTCCATCTCCACCGCCAATGCGGCACACAGGGCGGCGGAAATCTTCTCCGCAATTAGGAGCGCGTTATCGATCGCGACAGGAAACCTCTCTTGTGCAGCTCGATCGATCAGAAGGGACAGCGGCTGGGAAGGAACGTAGTCTGTGGCCATCGCCGGAATACCGTCTTCATCGACACACTCGACACCCGACGGGACACTGCTCGACTGCACCGAATCAGAAATTCGTACGGTTCGGTCGAAAGCGGAAATGACGTCATCTCGCGGGATTGCAGGATGGTCAAAAACGCGCAGCCAGACGGTTCGATTGATGCCAGCCGAGTTGAATTTTCCGGCACGGAAGAGGTGGCCAAGCGGATCGGCAGGAATCTCTTTGAGCAGAAGGTACGATGCGAAAGTCTTGTAGGTTTCTGGCACGACAGTCCTCTGATTCGAAGCTACCATCGAGTTCCGCGTGCGGTCAACGACGCGAGCTCATCCACCTGGCCACCGCTCGGTTGTGCTCTGCCAGGGTTTTCGAGAATGCATGGCCGCCGCCCGGCTTGGCCACGAAGTAGAGGTTCGGAGTCGCCTGTGGATTGATCGCCGCGGCGAGCGCGGCCCGGCCAGGCGAATTGATCGGTCCAGGCGGGAGCCCTGGGTAGCGATAGGTGTTATAGGGGTCGTCGACCTCCCAGTGGATGCGCAGGAGTCGGCCGCGCCACTCCCGCCGGCGTTTGAGAGAGTAAACCACCGTGGGATCGCACTGCAGGAGCATGCCGCGTTGGAGGCGATTGGCAAACACTCCCGCGATGAGAGGCCGCTCCTCCTCAATTGATGTTTCCGCTTCGACCAGCGACGCGAGCGTGACGATCTCCAGGGCGGTTCCCCAGAGGTCGCCACCGCCCAGGGTCTCCTCCGCCCAGACCTCTTCGAACCGTTCAACCAGATGGTGAGCGACACTCTCCGCCGGGATTCCGACGGCGAAACGGTAGGTGTCCGGGAAAAAGAAGCCCTCCAGAGAAGGAGCGTCTGGCACCGCCTCCGAGATCCAGTCGACCCGGCTGACGAAACCTTTCCACTCTTCCTGGGTGCCAACCCCGAGACCAATGAACTGAGCGCTTATTTCGACGGCCTCGCTGCCCTCGACGATCGTGGCGCTGAACATCTCGACCTTGCCCTCGAGGAGGATTTCGAGAACGTCGACCGGACGCGAGGATGCGGGAAAGACATAGTGCCCGTAGTGAAGCCCGCGGCCGTGATCGATGAAGCGTAGGTAGATCCGACCAGCGAGAACAGACGGCATCAGACCTTGTTCGTGAAGCAGGGTGAGGATTGCCTTTGCAGTCGAGCCCGCGACAATTTCCACCCCTTGAGGCTGTTTGGAGTACTGGCCCCAGAGGTGGTGGTGGAACCAGATTCCGGCAGCGGCAAGGATGGTAGCCACGAGCCCGACGGCGACCAGAATCGTTCCTCTCTTCACGCCTGAGCTTCTCAAGCTTCCTCTGCCGCGGTGTTCGCCC of the Acidobacteriota bacterium genome contains:
- the mltG gene encoding endolytic transglycosylase MltG; translated protein: MKRGTILVAVGLVATILAAAGIWFHHHLWGQYSKQPQGVEIVAGSTAKAILTLLHEQGLMPSVLAGRIYLRFIDHGRGLHYGHYVFPASSRPVDVLEILLEGKVEMFSATIVEGSEAVEISAQFIGLGVGTQEEWKGFVSRVDWISEAVPDAPSLEGFFFPDTYRFAVGIPAESVAHHLVERFEEVWAEETLGGGDLWGTALEIVTLASLVEAETSIEEERPLIAGVFANRLQRGMLLQCDPTVVYSLKRRREWRGRLLRIHWEVDDPYNTYRYPGLPPGPINSPGRAALAAAINPQATPNLYFVAKPGGGHAFSKTLAEHNRAVARWMSSRR